A window from Citrobacter amalonaticus encodes these proteins:
- the bamE gene encoding outer membrane protein assembly factor BamE: MRCKTLTAAAAVLLMLTAGCSTLERVVYRPDINQGNYLTANDVAKIRVGMTQQQVAYALGTPMMSDPFGTNTWFYVFRQQPGHEGVTQQTLTLTFNSSGVLTNIDNKPSLTNNP; this comes from the coding sequence ATGCGCTGTAAAACGCTGACTGCTGCCGCAGCAGTATTATTGATGTTGACCGCAGGCTGTTCCACTCTGGAGCGAGTGGTTTACCGCCCTGATATCAACCAGGGGAACTATCTGACCGCGAACGATGTAGCCAAAATTCGTGTGGGCATGACGCAACAACAGGTTGCCTATGCGCTGGGTACGCCGATGATGTCCGATCCGTTTGGCACCAACACCTGGTTCTATGTGTTCCGTCAACAGCCGGGCCATGAAGGTGTTACGCAGCAAACGCTGACGTTAACCTTCAACAGCAGCGGTGTATTGACCAATATCGATAACAAGCCTTCGTTGACCAACAACCCGTAA
- a CDS encoding RnfH family protein: protein MSPKIVVEVAYALPEKQYLQPVTLQPGATVEEAIRASGLLELRTDIDLTKNKVGIYSRPVKLADVLQDGDRVEIYRPLIADPKELRRQRAEKSAKK, encoded by the coding sequence GTGTCGCCTAAGATTGTCGTTGAGGTGGCCTATGCGCTGCCTGAGAAACAGTACCTGCAACCGGTGACGTTGCAGCCGGGGGCAACGGTCGAAGAGGCTATCCGCGCGTCGGGGCTGCTGGAACTGCGAACCGATATCGACCTGACGAAAAACAAAGTCGGTATTTACAGCCGTCCGGTCAAGCTGGCGGATGTATTACAGGATGGCGATCGGGTAGAAATTTACCGACCACTGATTGCCGATCCGAAAGAGTTGCGCAGACAGCGGGCAGAGAAATCGGCAAAAAAATAG
- a CDS encoding type II toxin-antitoxin system RatA family toxin: MVLFVRFLLMERAMPQISRTALVPYSAEQMYQLVNDVQSYPQFLPGCTGSRVLESTPGQMTAAVDVSKAGISKTFTTRNQLTSNQSILMHLVDGPFKKLIGGWKFTPLSTDACRIEFHLDFEFTNKLIELAFGRIFKELASNMVQAFTVRAKEVYRVA, encoded by the coding sequence ATGGTATTATTTGTTCGATTTTTGTTGATGGAAAGAGCTATGCCGCAGATTAGTCGAACCGCGTTAGTCCCTTACAGTGCGGAACAGATGTATCAGTTAGTGAATGATGTTCAGTCCTATCCCCAGTTTTTACCGGGTTGTACCGGCAGCCGTGTTCTCGAGTCTACGCCAGGACAGATGACGGCCGCAGTGGATGTCTCTAAGGCGGGGATCAGCAAGACGTTCACCACGCGAAATCAGTTAACCAGTAACCAGAGTATCTTGATGCATCTGGTCGACGGTCCGTTCAAAAAATTGATTGGTGGCTGGAAATTTACGCCGCTGAGTACGGATGCCTGCCGCATTGAGTTTCATCTCGATTTCGAGTTTACCAATAAGCTGATCGAGCTGGCGTTTGGCCGTATCTTCAAAGAGCTGGCATCCAATATGGTGCAGGCTTTTACGGTTCGAGCCAAAGAGGTCTACCGTGTCGCCTAA
- the smpB gene encoding SsrA-binding protein SmpB translates to MTKKKAHKPGSATIALNKRARHEYFIEEEFEAGLALQGWEVKSLRAGKANIGDSYVILKDGEAYLFGANFTPMAVASTHVVCDPTRTRKLLLNQRELDSLYGRVNREGYTVVALSLYWKNAWCKVKIGVAKGKKQHDKRSDLKEREWQLDKARIMKNAGR, encoded by the coding sequence ATGACGAAGAAAAAAGCACACAAACCTGGCTCAGCCACCATCGCGCTCAACAAGCGCGCGCGACACGAATACTTTATCGAAGAAGAATTCGAAGCGGGACTCGCTCTGCAAGGGTGGGAAGTGAAATCCCTGCGCGCCGGTAAAGCCAACATCGGCGACAGCTATGTGATCCTGAAAGACGGCGAAGCGTACCTGTTCGGCGCTAACTTTACGCCGATGGCGGTGGCCTCCACGCACGTGGTGTGCGATCCCACTCGCACCCGTAAACTGCTGTTGAATCAGCGTGAACTTGATTCCCTGTATGGTCGCGTGAATCGTGAAGGCTACACTGTTGTCGCCCTTTCTCTGTACTGGAAGAATGCCTGGTGCAAGGTCAAAATTGGCGTAGCGAAGGGTAAGAAACAGCACGACAAACGTTCCGACCTGAAAGAACGTGAATGGCAACTGGATAAAGCGCGCATTATGAAAAATGCCGGACGCTAA